Proteins from a single region of Dictyostelium discoideum AX4 chromosome 5 chromosome, whole genome shotgun sequence:
- a CDS encoding enoyl-CoA hydratase/isomerase domain-containing protein, whose product MEKTIKRINTIGNHIVGSLSSTTNSSMTYSKAQQDKSKDSFKPTNADLKKLFEYQAQQEELNKKEPFHLTSIENQTLTLTLNRPKSLNVLNTNLFVNLNKVFQSYRDNPKLSLMIIKGNGRAYCAGGDIKELSQQTRAIGLLFPRYFFSKEYNLDYTAATVNKPRIAIWDGISMGGGLGISIHSPIRVVTEKTTWAMPEVSIGLFPDVGASYFLSRLKKDAIANYIAITGKSLTGADCIEFGVATHYVHSSKLNELEIKLKSLVHHQDINLIESIINEYASVPPTPAPLLKDWDQIVKCFSNRFNSIEEIMNELSRTNTQWSNDIISLIRKKSPTSVKIAFRQIKDGALKSLEECFFMEFRLAIRSLSNNEFIEGVRSVIIDKDQNPKWDPQTLEDVSDEYINHYFSNLPDDQEFPIGNDKIYMPPQ is encoded by the exons atggaaaaaacaattaaaagaataaatacaATTGGAAATCATATAGTTGGAAGTTTATCATCCACAACAAATTCATCTATGACTTATAGTAAAGCACAACAAGATAAAAGTAAAGATTCATTTAAACCAACAAATGCAGATTTAAAGAAACTTTTTGAATATCAAGCACAACAAGAGGAATTAAATAAGAAAGAACCATTTCATTTaacatcaattgaaaatcaaacgCTTACATTGACATTGAATAGACCAAAATCATTGAATGTATTAAATACCAATTTATTTGTAAACTTAAATAAAGTATTTCAATCCTATAGAGATAATCCAAAGTTATCATTAATGATTATCAAAGGCAATGGTAGAGCCTATTGTGCAGGTGGTGACATTAAAGAACTCTCACAACAAACTCGTGCCATCGGTTTATTATTCCCACGTTATTTCTTTTCAAAAGAGTACAACTTGGATTATACCGCTGCAACTGTAAATAAACCAAGAATTGCAATTTGGGATGGTATTTCTATGGGTGGTGGTTTAGGTATTTCAATTCATTCACCAATTAGAGTTGTAACTGAAAAAACAACTTGGGCAATGCCAGAAGTTt caaTTGGATTATTCCCAGATGTTGGAGCAAGTTATTTTTTAAgtagattaaaaaaagatgCAATTGCAAATTATATTGCAATTACAGGTAAATCATTAACAGGTGCAGATTGTATTGAATTTGGAGTTGCAACACATTATGTTCATTCATCGAAATTGAATGAATTAGAGATTAAATTGAAATCATTGGTACATCATCaagatattaatttaatagaaTCTATAATTAATGAGTATGCAAGTGTACCACCAACACCAGCACCATTATTAAAGGATTGGGATCAAATTGTTAAATGTTTCTCAAATCGTTTTAATTCAATAGAAGAAATTATGAATGAACTATCTAGAACAAATACACAATGGTCAAATGATATCATTTCATTAATTAGAAAGAAATCACCAACCTCTGTAAAGATTGCTTTTCGTCAAATCAAAGATGGAGCTTTGAAATCATTAGAGGAATGTTTCTTTATGGAATTTAGATTAGCAATTagatcattatcaaataatgaattcaTTGAAGGTGTTAGATCAGTTATCATTGATAAAGATCAAAATCCAAAATGGGATCCTCAAACTTTAGAAGATGTTTCTGATGAATACATTAATCATTATTTCTCTAATTTACCTGATGATCAAGAATTTCCAATTggaaatgataaaatttatatgccaccacaataa
- a CDS encoding ras association domain-containing protein (pleckstrin homology (PH) domain-containing protein~calponin homology (CH) domain-containing protein~Similar to RA): MEPPQKKILKVFDQDGLYKTMVIEPSSTTGEICEKFAKKLFLEDSEVVQFSLFIFEGGVRHQLKNTDFPFDYLIKYEKKDYKFFFLNPNGEFISFDKDKQVKKSQSASTSGSAPPKKEPPKPQELQQKQHISKGKSGWLLRKRPGRYDKLYSVSKADKYLRLYENEDTDNDPLYELSLENSIIELKQDLHLQLTLGNSERYIFTHESESEIVSWAQELQATMNYTPGSSSSGSKTNIIKNSSPMGGMLMGGGGGGGGYIPSTKDLGVKLQSKAENTTTLVSTLIQWVNHILEGKGIKVEETEVLSAFSDGIVFINLIEDLFNQTISYRKGKSVYEMQSNIDKCLDVLKTKCGCDYGKILSSDVSECKVAKIIVRILWSMFVGYFCNCEGKEFNMRDKLISWCSTIVLQESSKQIIVESPSSLRNPMVFAVLVNKFAGSTTLDFNALQKIKSKQDQAQQIIEAAFNYLSIPMVVDSSFWNDDQLDEKSFLIYLSFYYIYLSGQEEEKSKFLQSCINPRPSVEPEQTISIRDKQLKLMREKKEEEDRLKKEKEEKEKEEKEKLEKESSAAAAATSSIASTANSNSTEPPKPTTVPLKKTISKLPPRKLPPTVSSPTTTTTTTVPTTVPTTVTTTTTTTSPTTSPTLTPKQPIGTTIKKPATAPLKLKPVAKPLPQPTPSSSTSTTTTPTTTPSSPKPTPVPRTPQLEKEKQDRLEKARLEKEKAEKEEQEFLKQQQEEEEEEQRLLLEQQKQQQEGQERLRKEEEEQQQQRELEEKQRQIDEEEAEEEARIRELEEEARKSKERLEKARLDKLAKAQKEREDKEREEKEKKEKEERERKERKHDENDMDTFKLLEDIVSSSSSPTITPPQSLHSSQIIRTTIEEDDQTNSELEMFQNEYNRLQDEEEHINSFLKLGSSGSNNSNNNNNNNNNKSGASSVTESVTTNKHKSIDILSDNSSVLSSLDDIINSIDKKTSATTSDSFNLSTSSTSLSFLPSSPDLSTNSTFTTNNNNDDETKARSLTSKARKPLPTLTKEQQSIIDKQTGLVSKQSTNNESNEQQQQQQQQQQLQQQQSSQNSTTSISTVNPSNLSINNEEKEKESEPHKPPPKNTQGRVVVRICLEGFGDVLFCSFAIGYDTLCGTVRDMVIKKMKVSSTEEFEYSLHIVRDGLERVLDDDEILLEAEDKIDRFVFKKNDIDRRLLISNHRPVSSK; this comes from the exons ATGGAACCACcacaaaaaaagattttaaaagtttttgatCAAGATGGATTATATAAAACTATGGTAATTGAACCTAGTTCGACCACTGGTGAAATTTGTGAAAAATTTgccaaaaaattatttttagaagaTTCAGAAGTTGTACAATtcagtttatttatttttgaaggTGGTG ttagacatcaattaaaaaatacagATTTTccatttgattatttaataaaatatgaaaaaaaagattataaatttttctttttaaatccaAATGGTGAATTCATTAGttttgataaagataaaCAAGTAAAGAAATCACAATCAGCATCAACAAGTGGATCAGCACCACCTAAAAAAGAACCACCCAAACCACAAGaattacaacaaaaacaacatatATCCAAAGGTAAATCTGGTTGGTTATTAAGAAAAAGACCGGGCAGATATGATAAATTGTATTCAGTTAGTAAAGCCGATAAATATTTAAGACTTTATGAGAATGAAGATACAGATAATGATCCACTTTATGAATTATCATTAGAGAACTCAATCATTGAATTAAAACAAgatcttcatcttcaattAACATTAGGTAATTCTGAAAGATATATATTCACACATGAATCTGAATCAGAGATAGTATCATGGGCACAAGAATTACAAGCAACAATGAATTATACACCAGGTAGCAGCAGCAGTGGATCTAAaaccaatattattaaaaattcatcacCAATGGGTGGTATGCTAATGGGgggaggtggtggtggtggtggataTATTCCAAGTACAAAGGATTTAGGTGTAAAATTACAATCAAAAGCAGAGAATACTACAACATTAGTATCAACATTAATTCAATGGGTTAATCATATATTGGAAGGCAAAGGAATAAAGGTGGAAGAAACAGAGGTTTTAAGTGCATTTAGTGATGGTattgtatttataaatttaatcgaagatttatttaatcaaacCATTTCATATCGTAAAGGTAAATCAGTGTACGAAATGCAAAGTAATATCGATAAATGTTTGGATGTATTGAAAACAAAATGTGGTTGTGACTATGGTAAAATCTTGTCATCGGATGTATCCGAGTGTAAAGTTGCCAAAATTATCGTACGTATTCTTTGGTCAATGTTTGTTGGCTATTTCTGTAATTGTGAAGGCAAAGAATTTAACATGCGTGATAAATTGATTTCATGGTGTTCCACTATCGTTTTACAAGAATCATCTAAACAAATCATTGTAGagtcaccatcatcattgcGTAATCCAATGGTATTCGCTGTGTTGGTTAATAAATTTGCCGGCTCAACAACATTGGATTTCAATGCATTGCAAAAgattaaatcaaaacaagATCAAGCTCAACAAATTATTGAAGCCGCTTTTAATTACCTATCGATTCCAATGGTTGTAGATAGTTCATTTTGGAATGATGATCAATTGGATGAGAAATCCTTCTTAATTTATCTTTCATTCTATTACATCTATTTATCAGGTCAAGAAGAAGAGAAATCTAAATTCCTTCAATCTTGTATCAATCCAAGACCATCGGTTGAACCTGAACAAACAATTAGTATTCGtgataaacaattaaaattaatgagagagaaaaaagaagaagaagatagattaaaaaaagaaaaagaagaaaaagaaaaagaagaaaaagaaaaattagaaaaagaatcatctgctgctgctgctgctaCTTCTTCAATTGCATCAACTgctaatagtaatagtactGAACCACCAAAACCAACCACTGttcctttaaaaaaaacaatttcaaaattaccaCCAAGAAAATTACCACCAACTGTTTCAtctccaacaacaacaacaacaactactgtACCAACTACTGTACCAACTACtgtaacaacaacaacaacaacaacctcaccaacaacatcaccaacattAACACCAAAACAACCAATTGgaacaacaatcaaaaaaCCAGCAACTGCaccattaaaattgaaaccaGTTGCAAAACCTTTACCACAaccaacaccatcatcatcaacatcaactacaacaacaccaacaacaacaccatcatcaccaaaacCAACACCAGTACCAAGAACGCCacaattagaaaaagaaaaacaagatAGACTTGAAAAAGCTAGacttgaaaaagaaaaagctGAAAAGGAGGAacaagaatttttaaaacaacaacaagaagaagaagaagaagaacaaagattattattagaacaacaaaaacaacaacaagaggGACAAGAAAGATTaagaaaagaagaagaagaacaacaacaacaaagagaATTAGAAGAAAAACAAAGACAAATTGATGAGGAAGAAGCAGAAGAAGAAGCAAGAATTAGAGAATTAGAAGAAGAAGCTAGAAAATCTAAAGAAAGATTAGAAAAAGCTAGATTAGATAAACTTGCTAAAGCtcaaaaagaaagagaagataaagaaagagaagaaaaagagaaaaaagaaaaagaagaaagagagagaaaagaaagaaagcaTGATGAAAACGATATGGatacatttaaattattagagGATATcgtatcatcttcatcttcaccaACTATAACACCACCACAATCACTTCATTCATCACAAATAATTAGAACTACAATCGAAGAGGATGATCAAACAAATTCAGAATTGGAAATGTTCcaaaatgaatataatagattacaagatgaagaagaacaTATTAATAGTTTCCTTAAATtaggtagtagtggtagtaataacagtaataataataataataacaataataataaatctggTGCATCATCAGTAACAGAATCAGtaacaacaaataaacataaatcaattgatattcTTTCTGATAATTCATCagttttatcatcattagatgatattattaatagtattGATAAGAAAACATCTGCAACAACAAGTGATAGTTTTAATCTTTCAACAAGTTCAACTTCACTTTCATTTTTACCAAGTTCACCAGATTTATCTACTAATAGTACATTTACTactaataacaataatgatgatgaaactaAAGCAAGATCATTAACTTCAAAAGCTAGAAAACCATTACCAACTTTAACTAAAGAACAACAAAGtataattgataaacaaACTGGTTTAGTTAGTAAACaatcaacaaataatgaatcaaatgaacaacaacaacaacaacaacaacaacaacaattacaacaacaacaatcatctCAAAATTCTACAACATCAATTTCAACTGTAAACCCATCAAATTTATCgataaataatgaagaaaaagaaaaagaatcaGAACCACAtaaaccaccaccaaaaAATACACAAGGTAGAGTTGTGGTTAGAATTTGTTTAGAAGGTTTTGGTgatgttttattttgtagTTTTGCAATTGGTTATGATACTTTATGTGGAACAGTTAGAGATATGGTAATCAAAAAGATGAAAGTGTCATCCACTGAAGAATTCGAATACTCATTACACATCGTAAGAGATGGTTTAGAGAGAGTTttggatgatgatgaaattttattagaaGCTGAAGATAAAATCGATAGATTTGTTTTCAAAAAGAATGATATCGATCgtagattattaatttcaaatcataGACCTGTGtcatcaaaataa
- the syn7A gene encoding syntaxin 7 translates to MYNNNNNFGGGGYNQGGGYNSGGYNNNGGGYNNNNGGYNNNNNNNGGYNNNRPQQQQQQQQQYVNNNNNSFDNNGYGGDDDVTNNSDYQSTTRNIQQIQNAVQILTKLVQLLGTPKDSMDTREKIRNCVDSTTHLISSESGKVKNLTSLASRSRDSKNKLLYQKLVKEFNNCLQQFKDIAQVATKKEKTTPLPVAPDHQQPTTFGRNNNSNNNNQNNHFLNNQQPYYDDDNREDEHQSLMESSRRQQLAQIEAEREYQNSIIQERDEGIRKIEQSIVEINEIFVDLSGLVAEQGVMINTIEASLESTTINTKEGVNHLREASKNQKSSRNKMCWIVLILLIVCAVLGVILFFTLRK, encoded by the exons atgtacaacaataataataattttggtggAGGTGGTTATAATCAAGGTGGAGGATATAACAGTGGtggatataataataatggcggtggatataataataataatggtggatataataataataataataataatggtggatataataataacagacctcaacaacaacaacaacaacaacaacaatatgtaaataataataataatagttttgataataatggttaCGGAGGCGATGATGATGTCACAAATAATTCTGACTATCAATCAACTACTAGAaatattcaacaaattcaaaatgcTGTACAAATATTAACTAAATTAGTTCAACTATTGGGTACACCAAAAGATTCAATGGATACTAGAGAAAAAat CCGTAATTGTGTTGATTCAACAActcatttaatttcatcagaATCTGGCAAGGTTAAAAACCTTACATCTTTAGCAAGTCGTTCACGTGATTCAAAAAAT aaattattatatcaaaaattagttaaagaatttaataattgtttacaACAATTTAAAGATATTGCACAAGTTGCAactaaaaaagagaaaacaACACCATTACCAGTTGCACCAGATCATCAACAACCAACAACATTTGGaagaaacaacaacagcaataataataatcaaaataatcactttttaaataatcaacaaccatattatgatgatgataatagaGAGGACGAACATCAAAGTTTGATGGAATCATCACGTAGACAACAATTGGCACAAATTGAGGCAGAAAGAGAATATCAAAATTCAATCATTCAAGAAAGAGATGAAGGTATTCGTAAGATTGAACAATCGATCGTTGAGATTAATGAAATCTTTGTAGATTTATCAGGTTTGGTTGCAGAGCAAGGCGTTATGATTAATACCATTGAAGCTAGTCTTGAATCAACTACTATCAATACAAAAGAGGGTGTCAATCATCTTAGAGAAGCAagcaaaaatcaaaaatccTCTAGAAATAAAATGTGTTGGATTGTACTCATTCTCTTAATTGTTTGTGCTGTTTTAGGtgttattttattctttactTTAAGAAAATAG
- a CDS encoding hypothetical protein (Ankyrin repeat-containing protein AKR1), whose translation MTQLKNRESKLNHLNNSIENDEKYQIKFQNSCNNNNNNNNNNNNNNNKKFNSIEKVDDNYKEEEEEYDDDDDGDGDYSSEEYDSDSDYSKSNKKLNKFTMYEMLISELIHFSAKGDVGDCEAVIAKIKSQHSNISLKSLLNSLDSEGNTALHWACYRKHFQVVKYLVSIGANANTANSSEKQTPFHWACVAGDIYIIHHLVQVGNSDIFLRDRRGLNSLLLSTHHDRSLDVARYLLHKGLPVTSKDDEGHTALHWASFSGNLKLIRLLINRGADINSIDNLHRTPIHWSSFKGYTECTVALHEEGANLNLKDADNKTPYELALTRSTDPCIAFLWKAQKIEKKQLTKGKSSLELQDNANVYNYFWTFMALLGNFLFFYILYSFKWYISIPSIIILGNFCRIYLTHLWVDYCTNPLPVTWWIVGCFICYWTYFFQILWYVPNYIFCHTVISILSAIFFYGLCCLPFSNAGIIKSSPDEDLKDFIYRIENNQPIPEICPTCDIHKPLRSKHCKFCKQCVARFDHHCIWINNCVGTANHRLFLLVLSLYSAIAIPIYYVAFKFLQLDLNAPSFDDGYKQAFEYYYDTHRMVSIFLVYGLLAWIWILKLLSAQILGIIFNCTLNELLNLARYSYLRKDGKWNVFHRGFFSNITEFFIGSKKWFTFFNFPIDSNLINNNNNNNINNININSNTINVNTKITTNTSKTIKVN comes from the exons atgacacaattaaaaaatagggAATCAAaactaaatcatttaaataatagtattgaaaatgatgaaaaatatcaaataaaatttcaaaatagttgtaataataataataataataataataataataataataataataataaaaaatttaattccatAGAAAAAGTAGATGATAATTataaagaagaggaagaagaatacgatgatgatgatgatggtgatggtgattaTTCATCAGAAGAATATGATTCAGATAGTGattattcaaaatcaaataaaaaattaaataaatttacaatGTATGAAATGTTAATTAGTGAATTAATACATTTTTCAGCAAAAGGGGATGTAGGAGATTGTGAGGCAGTGATAGCAAAGATAAAGAGTCAACATAGTAATATCTCATTGAAGAGTTTATTGAATTCGTTGGATTCAGAGGGTAATACAGCATTACATTGGGCATGTTATAGAAAACATTTTCAAGTTGTGAAATATTTAGTATCGATTGGAGCCAATGCAAATACGGCCAATTCATCAGAGAAGCAAACTCCATTTCATTGGGCATGTGTGGCAGGTGACATTTATATCATACATCATTTGGTTCAGGTTGGAAATAGTGATATATTCCTTAGGGATCGCAGGGGTCTGAATTCACTGCTACTCTCGACCCACCACGATAGGTCATTGGACGTGGCGCGATATCTCCTCCACAAAGGCCTACCCGTGACCAGTAAGGATGACGAGGGACACACCGCACTCCATTGGGCATCGTTCTCGGGAAATTTAAAACTGATCCGACTGTTGATAAATAGGGGTGCCGACATCAACTCAATCGATAATTTACACAGAACTCCAATACATTGGTCGTCGTTCAAGGGCTACACCGAATGTACAGTGGCACTCCATGAAGAGGGTGCCAATTTGAATCTAAAAGATGCAGACAATAAAACTCCCTACGAATTGGCTTTAACTCGTTCAACTGATCCTTGTATTGCTTTCCTATGGAAAGCTCAAAAAATTGAGAAAAAGCAATTAACCAAGGGTAAGTCATCTCTAGAGTTGCAAGATAACGCAAATGTATACAATTACTTTTGGACCTTTATGGCGTTACTTGGAAATttccttttcttttatattcTCTACTCCTTTAAATGGTACATTTCAATTCCATCAATAATTATACTTGGTAATTTTTGTCGTATCTATCTAACTCATCTTTGGGTTGATTATTGTACAAATCCATTACCTGTAACTTGGTGGATTGTTGgttgttttatttgttattggACTTATTTCTTTCAAATTCTATGGT aTGTTccaaattatatattttgcCATACAGTTATATCAATTTTAAgtgccatttttttttatggattATGTTgtttaccattttcaaatgctggtattataaaatcatcacctgatgaagatttaaaagatttcaTTTAtagaattgaaaataatcaaccaATACCTGAAATTTGTCCAACTTGTGAT attcATAAACCATTAAGATCAAAACATTGTAAATTTTGTAAACAATGTGTTGCTAGATTCGATCATCATTGTATTTGGATTAATAATTGTGTTGGTACTGCAAATCatagattatttttattagttttgtCATTGTATAGTGCAATAGCAATTCCAATTTATTATGTTGCTTTTAAAT TTTTACAATTAGATTTAAATGCACCATCATTTGATGATGGATATAAACAAGcatttgaatattattatgataCACATAGAATggtttcaatatttttagtttatGGATTATTAGCATGGATTTGGATATTAAAGTTGTTGAGCGCTCAAATTTTAggtatcattttcaattgtacattaaatgaattattaaactTGGCAAGATATTCTTACCTAAGAAAAGATGGTAAATGGAATGTATTTCATCGTGGtttcttttcaaatattacagAGTTCTTTATTGGTAGTAAAAAATGgtttacattttttaattttccaatCGACTCAAacttaattaataataataataataataatattaataatattaatattaatagtaacaCTATAAATGTAAACACCAAAATCACTACAAATACTTCCAAAACTATTAAAGTTAATTAA
- a CDS encoding cystinosin/ERS1p repeat-containing protein → MDQNVEISYKLELLYYILGILSSILFGIQYLPQMYLNFKRKSVQGFSSSGIIIKLVGASFLFVNSWLTGESMPIVFYGLINVFQHTIFMFQFSIYDTIKGATKYLPWIGFPIIPFLIGLQYPNTMFITNSFKPITQLLSHLPQVILCYQSKSTTGVSLPSQYLNFIGGIAGVLSMYIKNNNNNNNLI, encoded by the exons atggatCAAAATGTAGAGATATCATATAAActtgaattattatattatatactTGGTATACTTTCAAGTATATTATTTGGAATACAATATTTACCACAGatgtatttaaattttaaaaggaaATCAGTACAGGGATTTTCATCATCAGGTATAATCATAAAATTAGTTGGTGCATCATTCCTTTTTGTAAATAGTTGGTTAACTGGTGAATCAATGCCAATCGTATTTTATGGTTTAATAAATGTATTTCAACATACAATTTTCATGTTTCAATTTTCAATCTATGATACCATCAAAGGTGCAACAAAATATTTACCTTGGATTGGTTTCCCAATAAtaccttttttaattggtttacaATATCCAAATACAATGT ttattacaaattcatttaaaccGATTACTCAATTATTAAGTCATTTACCACAAGTAATTTTATGTTACCAATCGAAATCAACAACAGGAGTATCATTACCTtcacaatatttaaattttattggaGGAATTGCTGGTGTTTTAAGTatgtatattaaaaataataataataataataatttaatataa
- the arpH gene encoding actin related protein 10 encodes MDSKSSIVLEIGGRYTKCGYSPESSPRFIIPTNLLPLNISSYLSGGASFDNFKKEITSDNETITTTNQIPTKLPTQSQLKESLFIFFKTIFLNYLLCKSDERKIIIVENIFLPRLFRESMVSVLFEQYRVPLIVFINPTASLIPTLRTTALLIDSGFSETRVLPIYEGVGILKAYKSISLGSESLINQLKQYLQSNITNGIIIDNQNNQSITDSMICNQLLNDKILNSIQLLEDIITRCCFCSFKNKNNNNIEINNINYRISKEYSILIDGNNIRKGLVDVLYKDVNNNDNNNNNKEDDDENLEEGNIATTILNTLLKCEHDQRKPLSHNILLLGGTTMLAGFKKRLVLELHRQLKMNENSIYRNELFGLIGHFQFINHPFENNYLSWLGGSILANALEHVHSKITLESYLNAPSQFKRSQLIPEWEKLTNINNYTQIAQATMGTTINPLQFNSTSSLFSPFTSSSDLSSHLNKD; translated from the exons atggataGTAAATCATCAATTGTTTTAGAGATAGGTGGTAGATATACAAAATGTGGATATTCACCAGAAAGCTCACCAAGATTTATTATTCCAACCAATCTATTAccattaaatatttcaagcTATTTATCAGGTGGTGcatcatttgataattttaaaaaagaaattacatCAGATAATGAAACAATAACTACAACAAATCAAATACCTACAAAATTACCAACACAATctcaattaaaagaatctttatttatattttttaaaactatatttttaaa ttATTTATTATGTAAATCAGACgaaagaaaaataattatagttgaaaatatatttttaccaAGATTATTTAGAGAGAGTATGGTATCAGTTTTATTTGAACAATATAGAGTACCattaattgtatttataAATCCAACAGCAAGTTTAATACCAACATTAAGAACTACggcattattaattgatagtGGTTTCTCAGAGACAAGAGTATTACCAATCTATGAAGGTGTTGGCATTCTAAAAGCatataaatcaatatcattagGATCAGAATcattaatcaatcaattgaaacaatACTTACAATCAAATATTACCAATGGTATAATCAtagataatcaaaataatcaatcaatcactGATTCAATGATTTGTAATCaacttttaaatgataaaatcttaaattcaattcaacTATTAGAAGATATAATTACAAGATGTTGTTTttgtagttttaaaaataaaaataataacaatattgaaattaataatataaattatagaatttcaaaagaatattcaatattaattgatggtaataatattagaaaaGGTTTAGTTGATGTTTTATATAAagatgtaaataataatgataataataataataataaagaggatgatgatgaaaatttagAAGAAGGTAATATTGcaacaacaattttaaatacattattaaaatgtgAACATGATCAAAGGAAACCATTATCacataatattttattattaggtGGTACAACTATGTTGGCTGGTTTTAAAAAGAGATTAGTTTTAGAATTACATagacaattaaaaatgaatgagAATTCAATCTATagaaatgaattatttggtttaattggtCATTTTCAGTTTATAAATCAtccatttgaaaataattatctcTCTTGGTTAGGTGGTTCAATACTTGCCAATGCTTTAGAACATGTTCATAGTAAAATCACTTTAGAATCCTATTTAAATGCTCCTTCACAATTCAAACGTTCACAATTAATACCAGAATGGGAAAAActtacaaatataaataactaTACTCAAATCGCTCAAGCTACTATGGGTACCACAATTAATCCATTACAATTTAATTCAACTTCTTCTTTATTCTCTCCTTTCACTTCTTCTTCTGATTTATCTtctcatttaaataaagattaa